A genome region from Halorussus pelagicus includes the following:
- a CDS encoding MBL fold metallo-hydrolase — protein sequence MTIRHDGLTAEWLGYAGLRLESPDGTVVYVDPGRYGTLTGEWRPDSPGVGHPEARDYRPEDGDLVLVTHDHHYDSDAIRRVAAEDATLVVYNAVYPPKIDRDVEALGDLPYEVIKVDETDDLLLGNVIVRSVAGYNEPDGPHTDANGDPFHPEGFGVGYHLTLPGRNAEDVTVFWPGDSDALPGHTELDVSLFCPPIGGSFTMNREEAAELAEAMDPDLVLPIHYNTFEALETDSGAFAADVAKRGVPVVLDE from the coding sequence ATGACAATTCGACACGACGGACTCACCGCGGAGTGGCTCGGCTACGCTGGCCTGCGGCTCGAATCGCCCGACGGAACGGTCGTCTACGTTGACCCCGGCCGGTACGGCACGCTCACGGGCGAGTGGCGGCCAGACTCGCCGGGCGTCGGCCACCCCGAGGCGCGCGACTATCGCCCGGAAGACGGCGACCTCGTACTGGTCACCCACGACCACCACTACGACTCCGACGCGATTCGGCGCGTCGCCGCTGAGGACGCCACGCTGGTCGTCTACAATGCGGTCTATCCGCCGAAAATCGACCGCGACGTGGAGGCGTTAGGCGACTTGCCCTACGAAGTCATCAAGGTGGACGAGACGGACGACCTTCTGCTCGGCAACGTTATCGTCCGGTCGGTCGCGGGCTACAACGAACCCGACGGGCCTCACACCGACGCGAACGGCGACCCCTTCCACCCCGAGGGATTCGGCGTCGGCTACCACCTCACGCTCCCCGGCCGGAACGCCGAGGACGTGACGGTGTTCTGGCCGGGCGACTCCGACGCTCTGCCGGGCCACACGGAACTCGACGTGTCGCTGTTCTGCCCGCCCATCGGCGGGTCGTTCACGATGAACCGCGAGGAGGCCGCGGAACTCGCGGAAGCGATGGACCCCGACCTCGTGCTGCCGATTCACTACAACACCTTCGAGGCGCTGGAGACCGATTCGGGCGCGTTCGCCGCCGACGTGGCCAAGCGCGGCGTTCCCGTGGTGCTGGACGAGTAG
- the ligA gene encoding ATP-dependent DNA ligase LigA, with protein MQFGEFADIAAEIEELSADTEITEQVTHLFEGATDDLPVLARFVQGRVFPAWASRTLDIGPNYCYEAIARAAGTNVSADDVEDRLAEVGDIGEVAASYDFGGQQGLGAFTGGGASGTGASDGSGTSGANDLTVAEVADELDALAAAEGSGSQDTKIDILFALFNRADAVEARYLARLVLSEMRIGVGEGTVRDAVAGAFDVPVESVERALQVSNDYGEVARVAREEGESGLAELDLEVGRPVQAMLAQAGTVGDALEDWEEVAVEWKYDGARVQIHYDPEGLGWDAADDSADPTRSADAAGGEGRNRDNAREVAIFSRNMEDVTDALPEVVEEVEANLDAPAILDGEVVATEDGDPLPFQEVLRRFRRKHDVARAREEVELDLFAFDCLHAAGDDLLRTPLPERHERLDAIFDAEDGSGESVVSSLHLADDADEIASIETKALDAGHEGIMLKNPDSTYSPGRRGKNWLKRKPDVETLDLVVTGAEWGEGRRASFLGTFLLSARADGDAGDGDASNGEFETLGKVATGITDEELADLTDLLEPHIRKQEGQEVEIAPKVVFEVGYEEIQESPTYSSGYALRFPRFLGVRDDKDPESADSLARVERLADEQ; from the coding sequence ATGCAATTCGGGGAGTTCGCCGACATCGCCGCCGAAATCGAGGAGTTGAGCGCCGACACCGAGATTACCGAGCAGGTCACGCACCTGTTCGAGGGCGCGACCGATGACCTCCCCGTGCTGGCCCGGTTCGTGCAGGGCCGCGTCTTCCCAGCCTGGGCCTCGCGGACCCTCGACATCGGGCCGAACTACTGCTACGAGGCCATCGCGCGGGCCGCCGGGACCAACGTCTCGGCCGACGACGTGGAGGACCGACTTGCCGAGGTGGGCGATATCGGCGAGGTGGCCGCGAGCTACGACTTCGGCGGCCAGCAGGGTCTCGGAGCGTTCACCGGCGGGGGAGCGAGCGGGACGGGCGCGAGCGACGGGTCTGGAACGAGCGGCGCGAACGACCTCACTGTCGCCGAGGTCGCCGACGAACTCGACGCGCTCGCGGCGGCGGAAGGCTCGGGCAGTCAGGACACGAAGATAGACATCCTGTTCGCGCTGTTCAACCGCGCGGACGCGGTCGAGGCGCGCTATCTCGCCAGACTCGTCCTCTCGGAGATGCGCATCGGCGTCGGCGAGGGCACCGTCAGGGACGCCGTCGCCGGGGCCTTCGACGTGCCCGTCGAATCCGTCGAGCGCGCGTTGCAGGTGTCGAACGACTACGGCGAGGTGGCCCGCGTCGCCCGCGAGGAGGGCGAGTCGGGACTCGCGGAACTGGACCTCGAAGTCGGTCGGCCGGTGCAGGCGATGCTGGCGCAGGCCGGGACCGTCGGCGACGCGCTCGAAGATTGGGAGGAGGTCGCGGTCGAGTGGAAGTACGACGGCGCTCGCGTCCAGATTCACTACGACCCCGAGGGGTTGGGGTGGGACGCCGCCGACGATTCCGCTGACCCGACCCGGAGCGCCGACGCCGCCGGGGGCGAGGGCCGCAACCGAGACAACGCCCGCGAGGTCGCAATCTTCTCGCGGAACATGGAGGACGTGACCGACGCCCTCCCCGAAGTCGTCGAGGAGGTCGAGGCGAATCTGGACGCTCCGGCCATCCTCGACGGCGAAGTCGTCGCCACCGAGGACGGCGACCCCCTGCCGTTTCAGGAGGTCCTGCGGCGCTTCCGTCGGAAGCACGACGTTGCCCGCGCCCGCGAGGAGGTCGAACTCGACCTGTTCGCGTTCGACTGCCTGCACGCCGCTGGCGACGACCTGCTCCGGACGCCCCTACCCGAGCGCCACGAGCGACTGGACGCGATTTTCGACGCCGAGGACGGGTCCGGCGAGTCGGTGGTCTCGTCGCTTCACCTCGCGGACGACGCCGACGAAATCGCCAGCATCGAGACCAAAGCCCTCGACGCGGGCCACGAGGGAATCATGCTGAAGAACCCCGACTCGACCTACTCGCCGGGCCGCCGGGGGAAGAACTGGCTCAAGCGCAAACCCGACGTGGAGACGCTGGACCTCGTGGTCACGGGCGCGGAGTGGGGCGAGGGCCGCCGGGCGAGTTTCCTCGGAACCTTTCTGCTCTCGGCGCGCGCCGATGGGGATGCGGGCGACGGAGACGCGAGCAACGGCGAGTTCGAGACGCTCGGCAAGGTCGCCACCGGAATCACCGACGAGGAACTGGCGGACTTGACCGACCTGCTGGAACCGCACATCCGGAAGCAGGAGGGCCAAGAGGTCGAAATCGCCCCGAAGGTCGTCTTCGAGGTGGGGTACGAGGAGATTCAGGAGTCGCCGACCTACTCGTCGGGCTATGCCCTGCGCTTCCCGCGATTCCTCGGCGTGCGCGACGACAAGGACCCCGAGAGCGCGGATTCGCTGGCGCGCGTCGAGCGACTGGCCGACGAGCAGTAG
- a CDS encoding class I SAM-dependent methyltransferase, whose product MNSDEVRNQWAERSGEYSPSYYAYYGPDETSDRILDLLDSFVGSDAAVLELGCSSGRHLAHLHEHGYDDIHGVEINDEAFDVMADAYPDLAEAGTFYNDAIEDLIPEFEDGRFDAVFSVETLQHIHPDDEAVFGELARITADTLVTVENENRDDDSEETDENDANRGAGAPRTESETDTEVDVPEGIEAEARRGVNYVKEEFPLYYRNWNRIFTELGFTEVERRATKRDTLRAFRRDD is encoded by the coding sequence GTGAATTCCGACGAAGTCCGAAACCAGTGGGCCGAGCGGTCGGGCGAATATTCGCCGAGCTACTACGCCTACTACGGTCCCGACGAGACGAGCGACCGGATTCTGGACCTGCTCGACTCGTTCGTCGGGTCGGACGCCGCCGTCCTCGAACTCGGGTGCAGTTCCGGCCGTCATCTCGCGCACCTCCACGAACACGGCTACGACGACATCCACGGCGTCGAAATCAACGACGAGGCCTTCGACGTGATGGCCGACGCCTACCCCGACCTCGCCGAGGCCGGGACGTTCTACAACGACGCCATCGAGGACCTTATCCCGGAATTCGAAGACGGCCGGTTCGACGCCGTCTTCTCCGTCGAAACGCTCCAGCACATCCACCCCGACGACGAGGCGGTCTTCGGGGAACTGGCGCGCATCACCGCTGACACGCTCGTCACCGTCGAGAACGAGAACCGCGACGACGACTCGGAGGAGACGGACGAAAACGACGCGAACCGCGGTGCGGGCGCTCCTCGCACCGAGAGCGAAACGGACACCGAAGTCGATGTTCCTGAAGGCATCGAGGCGGAAGCCCGGCGAGGAGTCAACTACGTCAAAGAGGAGTTCCCGCTCTACTACCGCAATTGGAACCGGATTTTCACCGAATTGGGCTTCACCGAGGTCGAACGTCGGGCGACCAAGCGCGACACGCTCCGGGCGTTCCGCCGCGACGACTGA
- the pabB gene encoding aminodeoxychorismate synthase, component I, which translates to MTIRTVSSRESFETLAATLDAPARIPVEVRTAVGDPYDAYRRARNEEGGVYLETTGGQDGWGYFATDPERWVRTDASDATPEGFAALDDLLGEERLVRGDCDVPYPCGALGWFSYDLARELEELPDTTDDDRDLPRLQLGVYDRVASWREPRDGGETELRVTCCPRVAPDDDAAELYRRAVERARDLARRASEGDPQVEDPPADAETATFRNEVGREEYAERVRRTKAYVRDGETFQANISQRLVAPAAVHPVSAFAALRWVNPAPYSAMVEFPGVDLVSASPELLIDCAGDRLVTEPIAGTRPRGETPADDRRLERELLDSEKEHAEHAMLVDLERNDLGKVCEFGSVEVSEYRRIDRYSEVMHTVSKVVGRRREDASVADAIAAVFPGGTITGAPKPRTMEIIDELESTRRGPYTGAIGAVGFDERATLNMTIRTLVRAGEQYYLRVGAGIVHDSDPDDEHEETLAKGRALVRAMDDALGDEAELAVEE; encoded by the coding sequence CTCTCGCCGCGACTCTCGACGCGCCCGCCCGAATCCCGGTCGAAGTCCGGACCGCGGTCGGCGACCCGTACGACGCCTACCGGCGCGCGCGCAACGAGGAAGGGGGCGTCTACCTCGAAACGACCGGCGGACAGGACGGGTGGGGCTACTTCGCCACCGACCCCGAGCGATGGGTCCGGACCGACGCCTCGGACGCAACGCCGGAGGGGTTCGCCGCGCTGGACGACCTGCTCGGCGAGGAGCGACTGGTCCGCGGGGACTGCGACGTGCCCTACCCCTGCGGCGCGCTCGGGTGGTTCTCCTACGACCTCGCCCGCGAGTTGGAGGAACTACCCGACACGACCGACGACGACCGCGACCTCCCGCGGCTTCAGTTGGGCGTCTACGACCGCGTGGCGTCGTGGCGCGAACCGCGCGACGGGGGCGAGACGGAGTTACGAGTCACCTGCTGTCCGCGAGTCGCGCCGGATGACGACGCGGCCGAACTCTACCGCCGGGCGGTCGAGCGCGCCCGCGACCTCGCGCGGCGGGCGAGCGAGGGCGACCCGCAGGTCGAAGACCCGCCCGCCGACGCCGAGACGGCGACGTTCCGCAACGAGGTCGGCCGCGAGGAGTACGCCGAGCGCGTGCGCCGGACCAAGGCGTACGTCCGCGACGGCGAGACGTTTCAGGCGAATATCTCCCAGCGACTCGTCGCGCCCGCGGCGGTCCACCCCGTCTCGGCGTTCGCGGCGCTCCGGTGGGTGAACCCCGCGCCGTACTCCGCGATGGTGGAGTTCCCCGGCGTCGATCTGGTCTCGGCAAGTCCGGAACTCCTGATAGACTGCGCGGGCGATCGTCTCGTGACCGAACCCATCGCCGGGACCCGGCCGCGCGGCGAGACGCCCGCGGACGACCGACGACTGGAGCGCGAACTGCTCGACAGCGAGAAGGAACACGCCGAACACGCGATGCTGGTCGATTTGGAGCGCAACGACCTCGGGAAGGTCTGTGAGTTCGGGTCGGTCGAGGTCTCGGAGTACCGGCGTATCGACCGCTACTCCGAGGTGATGCACACCGTCTCGAAGGTCGTCGGGCGTCGCCGCGAGGACGCCTCGGTCGCGGACGCCATCGCCGCCGTCTTCCCCGGCGGGACCATCACGGGTGCCCCCAAACCCCGGACAATGGAGATAATCGACGAACTCGAATCGACCCGGCGCGGTCCCTACACCGGCGCTATCGGCGCCGTCGGGTTCGACGAGCGCGCCACGCTGAACATGACCATCCGGACGCTGGTCCGGGCGGGCGAGCAGTATTATCTGCGGGTCGGCGCGGGCATCGTCCACGATTCGGACCCCGACGACGAACACGAGGAGACGCTGGCGAAGGGCCGGGCGCTGGTCCGCGCGATGGACGACGCGCTCGGCGACGAGGCGGAGTTGGCCGTCGAGGAGTGA